A window from Megalobrama amblycephala isolate DHTTF-2021 linkage group LG9, ASM1881202v1, whole genome shotgun sequence encodes these proteins:
- the LOC125275330 gene encoding nuclear factor 7, brain-like codes for MTSLNVSAEDLSCPVCCEIFKIPVILSCSHSVCKECLQQFWRTKKTQECPVCRRRSSKEYPPINLVLKNLCELVLTERRSEEICSLHSEKLKLFCLEDKQPTCVVCINSEKHVSHTFRPISEVVSSYKEELNTALDSLQEKLQHNEEMKGEFEKTVQHIKSQAEHTERQIKQQFEKLHQFLRDEEEATITALREEEEQKKQMMREKLEEMNRHISALSHTIKDMEEMMKANDVCFLKEFPVSKERVQSSQPDPQMASGALIHVPRYLGNLPFRVWKKMQDNVQNTPVILDPNTADPRLVLSDDLTSVRESWNKQPLPDNPERFDRFLCVLGSEGFNSGTHCWDVEVKESKWWTLGVTTASNQRKGGDFFSTDVWSVSYGWTVGSSFLVKQKLNRVRVNLDYDRGTVSFSDPVTNTHLHTFTHTFTHTLFPVFCSYSLRILPVNSQ; via the exons ATGACTTCACTAAATGTTTCTGCTGAAGATCTTTCTTGTCCCGTGTGCTGTGAAATCTTCAAGATTCCTGTTATTTTATCATGTAGTCACAGTGTCTGTAAAGAGTGTCTTCAACAGTTCTGGAGAACCAAGAAAACTCAGGAGTGTCCTGTCTGCAGGAGAAGATCCTCAAAAGAGTATCCTCCAATTAATCTTGTGTTAAAAAACTTGTGTGAGTTGGTCCTGACAGAGAGAAGGTCTGAGGAGATCTGCAGTTTACACAGTGAGAAACTCAAACTCTTCTGTCTGGAGGACAAACAGCCTACTTGTGTAGTGTGTATTAATTCAGAAAAACACGTCAGTCACACATTCAGACCCATCAGTGAAGTGGTTTCGTCATATAAG GAGGAGCTCAATACAGCTCTGGATTCCTTACAAGAGAAACTTCAACACAATGAAGAAATGAAAGGAGAGTTTGAGAAAACAGTTCAACACATCAAG TCTCAAGCTGAGCACACAGAGCGTCAGATTAAACAGCAGTTTGAGAAgcttcatcagtttctcagagatgaagaagaagctacaatcactgcactgagggaggaagaggagcagaagaagcagatgatgagggagaagctggaggagatgaacagacacatctcagctctttcacacacaatcaAAGACATGGAGGAGATGATGAAAGCCAATGATGTCTGCTTTCTGAAG gaGTTTCCAGTCTCAAAGGAAAG AGTCCAGAGCTCACAGCCGGATCCACAGATGGCTTCTGGAGCTTTGATTCACGTGCCGCGTTACTTGGGCAACCTGCCGTTCAGAGTCTGGAAGAAGATGCAGGACAACGTCCAAAACA CTCCAGTGATTCTGGATCCAAACACTGCAGATCCACGTCTCGTCCTGTCTGATGATCTGACCAGTGTGAGAGAAAGCTGGAACAAACAACCTCTTCCTGataatccagagagatttgacaGGTTTCTCTGTGTTTTGGGATCAGAGGGttttaactcaggaacacactgCTGGGATGTGGAGGTTAAAGAGAGTAAATGGTGGACTCTTGGAGTAACTACAGCATCAAACCAGAGGAAGGGAGGTGATTTCTTCAGCACTGATGTCTGGAGTGTGTCGTACGGATGGACTGTTGGTTCTAGTTTTCTTGTCAAACAGAAGCTTAATCGTGTGAGAGTGAATCTGGACTATGACAGAGGAACGGTGTCATTCTCTGATCCTGTAACTAACACACatctacacacattcacacacaccttcactcacacactctttccAGTCTTCTGTTCTTACTCTTTGAGGATCTTACCGGTCAATAGTCAGTAA